One genomic region from Xylocopa sonorina isolate GNS202 chromosome 8, iyXylSono1_principal, whole genome shotgun sequence encodes:
- the LOC143426240 gene encoding uncharacterized protein LOC143426240 isoform X1, whose product MPFKMVRVARLSPTKEEAVKMRDAVLQKGNNNNNNNSNHNNNNNVTTLKSKPSLEIYRPPGGRTEGTTANATNPRLNVHAKEFTMKQNDSHPSKSRTNASERSPYYLQHSKSSGNVHRYLYAQQQQQIQHTLQQQHHQTSRHSHSSHHSTGSALRQSHPLDTSASSGNILHGASRVHFNMDQNEVKVNAVKPGRLTKSLSFVSTYGLKRSKSLNAADVLAAKAVNISDASELGKFPPPIQDTLLRAIEDPNLLNARALMELVRHILERVVENRKYAEPAAKICITIIEKETKETFLESLLNTCQQWYQDRAKILYDGSSYHRYSAFMTFLNEMYCQLKRRQLQLKTQQEGVPPGRVLLTLLWKCCQDCLQPPVVNSLAETDCLFFILTCIGKDLDTELPAQLQQLLGSLRDAFLAEDTILPSVRKTLLQLIELHAAHWQLPAPAVVYYYPGSTSK is encoded by the exons ATGAGGGATGCAGTTCTACAAAAAggaaataataacaataataataatagcaatcataacaataataataacgtAACCACGTTAAAAAGTAAGCCTTCCTTGGAAATTTATCGACCTCCAG GAGGAAGAACTGAAGGAACCACGGCGAACGCTACTAATCCGCGACTAAACGTACATGCCAAGGAGTTCACTATGAAGCAGAACGATTCGCATCCTTCTAA GTCTCGGACGAATGCTTCAGAACGATCCCCGTATTATCTGCAACATAGTAAATCAAGCGGGAACGTGCATCGATATCTTTACgcccagcagcaacaacaaataCAACATACTCTTCAGCAGCAACATCATCAAACATCTCGTCACTCTCACAGTAGTCATCACTCGACGGGCTCGGCGTTACGACAGTCACATCCGCTCGACACATCGGCATCAAGCGGAAATATCCTACAT GGTGCGAGTAGGGTACACTTTAATATGGATCAAAACGAAGTTAAAGTAAATGCAGTAAAACCCGGCAGACTTACGAAATCGTTATCCTTCGTTTCCACCTACGGCCTGAAACGATCGAAAAGTTTAAATGCAGCTGACGTGCTGGCTGCAAAGGCGGTGAACATATCAGACGCGTCTGAATTGGGAAAATTCCCACCCCCGATTCAAGACACGCTTTTAAGGGCTATCGAAG ATCCAAATTTACTAAACGCTCGGGCCTTAATGGAACTGGTGCGACATATTCTGGAGAGGGTCGTCGAGAATCGAAAATATGCAGAACCAGCGGCGAAAATTTGTATTACGATTATAGAG AAAGAAACTAAAGAAACTTTCTTGGAGTCCTTGTTAAACACGTGCCAGCAATGGTACCAAGATCGAGCCAAGATACTTTACGACGGATCCAGTTACCATCGTTATTCCGCTTTTATGACGTTCTTGAACGAGATGTACTGTCAG TTGAAACGGAGGCAGCTTCAGCTGAAGACGCAACAGGAGGGCGTTCCTCCCGGCCGCGTCCTCCTTACATTACTTTGGAAGTGTTGCCAAGATTGCTTGCAGCCACCAGTTGTGAATTCTTTGGCTGAG ACCGACTGTCTGTTCTTCATTCTAACGTGCATCGGCAAGGATCTGGATACCGAATTACCAGCACAATTGCAACAACTACTCGGAAGTCTGAGGGACGCTTTTCTCGCGGAGGATACGATATTACCGTCCGTCAGAAAGACCCTTCTGCAACTTATTGAACTTCACGCCGCGCATTGGCAGCTTCCAGCGCCAGCGGTCGTATATTATTATCCTGGATCGACCTCGAAATGA
- the LOC143426240 gene encoding uncharacterized protein LOC143426240 isoform X2 yields MRDAVLQKGNNNNNNNSNHNNNNNVTTLKSKPSLEIYRPPGGRTEGTTANATNPRLNVHAKEFTMKQNDSHPSKSRTNASERSPYYLQHSKSSGNVHRYLYAQQQQQIQHTLQQQHHQTSRHSHSSHHSTGSALRQSHPLDTSASSGNILHGASRVHFNMDQNEVKVNAVKPGRLTKSLSFVSTYGLKRSKSLNAADVLAAKAVNISDASELGKFPPPIQDTLLRAIEDPNLLNARALMELVRHILERVVENRKYAEPAAKICITIIEKETKETFLESLLNTCQQWYQDRAKILYDGSSYHRYSAFMTFLNEMYCQLKRRQLQLKTQQEGVPPGRVLLTLLWKCCQDCLQPPVVNSLAETDCLFFILTCIGKDLDTELPAQLQQLLGSLRDAFLAEDTILPSVRKTLLQLIELHAAHWQLPAPAVVYYYPGSTSK; encoded by the exons ATGAGGGATGCAGTTCTACAAAAAggaaataataacaataataataatagcaatcataacaataataataacgtAACCACGTTAAAAAGTAAGCCTTCCTTGGAAATTTATCGACCTCCAG GAGGAAGAACTGAAGGAACCACGGCGAACGCTACTAATCCGCGACTAAACGTACATGCCAAGGAGTTCACTATGAAGCAGAACGATTCGCATCCTTCTAA GTCTCGGACGAATGCTTCAGAACGATCCCCGTATTATCTGCAACATAGTAAATCAAGCGGGAACGTGCATCGATATCTTTACgcccagcagcaacaacaaataCAACATACTCTTCAGCAGCAACATCATCAAACATCTCGTCACTCTCACAGTAGTCATCACTCGACGGGCTCGGCGTTACGACAGTCACATCCGCTCGACACATCGGCATCAAGCGGAAATATCCTACAT GGTGCGAGTAGGGTACACTTTAATATGGATCAAAACGAAGTTAAAGTAAATGCAGTAAAACCCGGCAGACTTACGAAATCGTTATCCTTCGTTTCCACCTACGGCCTGAAACGATCGAAAAGTTTAAATGCAGCTGACGTGCTGGCTGCAAAGGCGGTGAACATATCAGACGCGTCTGAATTGGGAAAATTCCCACCCCCGATTCAAGACACGCTTTTAAGGGCTATCGAAG ATCCAAATTTACTAAACGCTCGGGCCTTAATGGAACTGGTGCGACATATTCTGGAGAGGGTCGTCGAGAATCGAAAATATGCAGAACCAGCGGCGAAAATTTGTATTACGATTATAGAG AAAGAAACTAAAGAAACTTTCTTGGAGTCCTTGTTAAACACGTGCCAGCAATGGTACCAAGATCGAGCCAAGATACTTTACGACGGATCCAGTTACCATCGTTATTCCGCTTTTATGACGTTCTTGAACGAGATGTACTGTCAG TTGAAACGGAGGCAGCTTCAGCTGAAGACGCAACAGGAGGGCGTTCCTCCCGGCCGCGTCCTCCTTACATTACTTTGGAAGTGTTGCCAAGATTGCTTGCAGCCACCAGTTGTGAATTCTTTGGCTGAG ACCGACTGTCTGTTCTTCATTCTAACGTGCATCGGCAAGGATCTGGATACCGAATTACCAGCACAATTGCAACAACTACTCGGAAGTCTGAGGGACGCTTTTCTCGCGGAGGATACGATATTACCGTCCGTCAGAAAGACCCTTCTGCAACTTATTGAACTTCACGCCGCGCATTGGCAGCTTCCAGCGCCAGCGGTCGTATATTATTATCCTGGATCGACCTCGAAATGA